Proteins co-encoded in one Salvia splendens isolate huo1 chromosome 4, SspV2, whole genome shotgun sequence genomic window:
- the LOC121799449 gene encoding probable arabinosyltransferase ARAD1, whose protein sequence is MPTKLHILLLFLLFLIPTSLLAISSLHMLRSNTLPPFPTTPHHTTKCNNKILKVFMYNLPPVFHFGLLGWKGVGAWPDLRHHIPEYPGGLNLQHSIEYWLTLDILSSHFSNNLTGRSALRVLDSREADVVFIPFFASISYNRFGKSHHKRGKKSADNMLQEKLVQFLVAQEEWKRSGGRDHIIVAHHPNSLLYARMKLWPALFVLADLGRYPSTVANLNKDVIAPYNHLIQPFAHDHSGFHARPTLLYFQGAVYRKDGGTIRQELFYMLRDEKDVHFTFGSIKGDGINQASIGMHASKFCLNIAGDTPSSNRLFDAIASHCVPVIISDDIELPFEDILDYSEFCVFVSTADALKDGFLIDFIRSIGEQEWTRMWTALKHVEHHFRFQYPSREKDAVQMIWQAISRKIPASKRRINRATRLSRMPVAGERMAIASSLPRNFW, encoded by the exons ATGCCAACAAAATTAcacatcctcctcctcttcctcctatTCTTGATTCCCACATCACTCCTTGCAATCTCTTCCCTACATATGCTAAGATCAAACACCCTTCCTCCTTTCCCTACCACACCACATCACACAACCAAATGCAACAACAAAATCCTCAAGGTCTTCATGTACAATCTCCCCCCTGTCTTCCACTTCGGCCTATTGGGATGGAAAGGCGTGGGCGCCTGGCCCGACCTCCGCCACCACATTCCCGAGTACCCCGGGGGCCTCAATCTTCAGCACAGCATCGAATACTGGCTCACTCTCGACATCTTGAGCTCCCACTTCTCCAACAATCTCACCGGCCGATCCGCTCTCCGAGTCCTCGATTCGCGTGAGGCCGACGTCGTTTTCATCCCCTTCTTCGCCTCCATTAGCTACAACCGTTTCGGAAAGAGCCACCACAAGCGGGGCAAGAAGAGCGCGGACAATATGTTGCAGGAGAAGTTGGTCCAGTTTTTGGTAGCTCAGGAGGAGTGGAAGAGGTCTGGTGGGAGAGATCATATCATCGTTGCTCATCATCCAAATAGCTTGTTGTATGCAAGGATGAAGCTGTGGCCTGCCCTCTTCGTCCTCGCAGATCTCGGGAGGTATCCCTCCACCGTTGCTAATCTTAACAAAGACGTTATCGCGCCTTATAACCACTTGATTCAGCCCTTCGCCCACGACCACTCTGGCTTCCACGCCCGCCCCACGCTGCTCTATTTTCAAGGAGCTGTCTATAGGAAAGAT GGTGGCACCATTAGGCAAGAGCTGTTTTACATGTTGAGAGATGAAAAAGATGTGCATTTCACTTTTGGAAGTATTAAAGGAGATGGGATTAACCAGGCTTCAATAGGGATGCACGCCTCCAAATTCTGCCTCAACATTGCCGGCGACACACCCTCGTCCAACCGCCTCTTCGACGCCATCGCCAGCCACTGCGTACCTGTGATCATAAGCGACGACATTGAGCTGCCATTTGAGGACATTCTTGATTACTCCGAGTTCTGCGTGTTTGTCTCCACCGCAGACGCTTTGAAAGATGGATTTCTAATCGATTTTATTAGAAGCATCGGCGAACAGGAGTGGACTAGGATGTGGACTGCACTTAAACACGTGGAGCATCACTTCCGGTTTCAGTATCCGTCACGGGAGAAGGATGCAGTTCAGATGATATGGCAGGCAATCTCAAGAAAGATTCCAGCAAGCAAGAGGAGGATTAACCGGGCAACCCGGCTTTCTCGAATGCCTGTTGCCGGAGAGAGGATGGCCATTGCAAGCTCTCTGCCGAGGAATTTTTGGTGA
- the LOC121799451 gene encoding probable polyribonucleotide nucleotidyltransferase 1, chloroplastic isoform X2, protein MLAANPNYSFHAPLSKLRASNSKKFKPSNDVHRTPPRTRKNKISSSGSGSLFKRFTIGACLAAQPDIQSVDAPHQSFAPFSIKIPVGDRHILVETGHIGRQASAAITVTDGETVVYTTVCFNDDPNEPTDFFPLSVHYQERFSAAGRTSGGFFKREGRTKDHEVLICRLIDRPLRPTMPKGFYHETQILSWVLSYDGLHPPDSLAVTAAGIAVALSEVPSSGVVAGVRVGLIGDKFVVNPTTKEMEDSKLDLLLAGTESAILMIEGYCDFLPEEKLLEAVEVGQSAVRAICMEVESLVKKCGKPKMVDAVKLPPPELYKHVEEIAGDELVEALQIKEKIPRRKALSSLEEKVLNILTEEGFVSKTEASLPSEVVLPDLVEVEDEDEEVVVDGEVDEGDVRIKPVPKKPAPMLYSEVDVKLVYKEVSSKFLRRRIVEGGKRSDGRTPEELRSINSRCGLLPRAHGSALFTRGETQSLAVATLGDKQMAQRIDNLVDEEEFKRFYLQYSFPPSCVGEAGRAGAPSRREIGHGMLAERALEPILPSEDEFPYTIRVESTITESNGSSSMASVCGGCLALQDAGVPVRSSIAGIAMGMVLNTEDFGGDGSPLILSDITGGEDASGDMDFKVAGNDDGVTAFQMDIKVIGITLSIMRQALLQAKEGRKHILVEMSKCSPPPSKKLSRYAPIIHVMKVNPDKINMIIGSGGKKVKSIIEETGVESIETQDNGVVKITAKDLSSLEKSKAIISNLTMVPKIGDIYRNCEIKTIAPYGVFVEIAPGREGLCHISELSASWLAKAEDAFKAGDRVDVKLIEINEKGQLRLSRRALLPEPSPDKGKLKKTSSAPNFDIKLDDVDLPEDSSPDVKAVVSDKNLTVEAKTPTQDKFVKKSISTGKDATDTNKSRSKRTSTISVSTPKTSESPVVNGEAKVG, encoded by the exons ATGTTGGCAGCCAACCCTAATTATAGCTTCCACGCCCCTCTTTCCAAACTCAGAGCTTCGAATTCCAAGAAATTCAAA CCGTCAAATGATGTTCACCGGACTCCTCCGAGAActagaaaaaacaaaattagcagcagcggcagcggtAGCTTGTTCAAAAGGTTTACTATTGGAGCTTGTTTAGCAGCACAGCCCGACATTCAGAGCGTGGATGCTCCTCACCAGTCTTTTGCTCCTTTCTCAATTAAAATTCCCGTCGGTGATCGTCAT ATACTTGTTGAGACAGGTCACATTGGGAGACAGGCTAGTGCTGCCATTACTGTTACAGATGGGGAAACT GTTGTCTACACAACTGTTTGTTTCAATGACGATCCCAATGAGCCTACTGATTTCTTTCCTCTTTCTGTACATTATCAAGAACGATTTTCAGCAGCGGGTCGTACTAG TGGTGGGTTCTTCAAGCGAGAAGGGAGGACAAAGGATCATGAG GTTCTCATTTGTAGATTAATAGATAGACCTCTACGGCCCACCATGCCAAAGGGATTTTATCATGAAACACAGATACTATCATGG GTCCTGAGTTATGATGGTTTACATCCTCCAGATTCTTTGGCGGTGACAGCAGCTGGGATTGCAgt AGCTCTCTCAGAAGTGCCAAGTTCTGGAGTTGTTGCTGGTGTCCGGGTTGGGCTTATTGGTGATAAGTTTGTTGTGAATCCAACTACCAAGGAGATGGAGGACTCTAAACTGGATTTGTTGCTGGCAGGGACAGAGAGTGCGATATTGATGATTGAG GGATACTGCGATTTCCTTCCTGAAGAGAAGTTATTGGAAGCTGTTGAAGTTGGACAG AGTGCTGTCCGAGCTATATGCATGGAGGTGGAATCCTTGGTGAAGAAGTGTGGAAAACCAAAAATGGTGGATGCAGTCAAATTGCCCCCTCCAGAGCTATATAAGCATGTTGAG GAAATTGCAGGTGATGAATTAGTTGAAGCACTACAAATAAAGGAGAAAATTCCAAGAAGAAAGGCATTATCATCTTTGGAGGAAAAAGTCCTGAACATACTTACGGAAGAGGGTTTTGTTAGTAAAACTGAAGCTTCCCTTCCTTCTGAAGTGGTGTTGCCTGACTTGGTAGAGGTTGAGGATGAGGACGAGGAGGTTGTAGTTGATGGTGAAGTTGATGAAGGGGATGTGCGTATCAAGCCTGTCCCGAAGAAGCCCGCCCCTATG CTATACTCGGAGGTAGATGTGAAGCTGGTTTACAAAGAAGTTTCATCAAAATTCTTACGAAGACGTATTGTGGAG GGTGGAAAAAGGAGTGACGGCAGAACTCCTGAGGAGTTGCGATCGATTAATTCACGCTGTGGATTACTTCCCCGGGCACATGGAAGTGCTCTTTTTACGCGAGGCGAAACCCAG TCATTAGCTGTGGCTACCCTTGGTGATAAGCAAATGGCACAGAGAATAGACAACCTTGTTGATGAAGAGGAGTTCAAGAGATTCTACCTCCAG TACTCCTTTCCTCCCTCATGTGTTGGAGAAGCAGGCCGTGCAGGAGCTCCATCTAGAAGAGAAATTGGCCATGGAATGCTTGCTGAGAGAGCTCTGGAGCCAATATTGCCTTCTGAAGATGAATTTCCTTATACCATACGCGTTGAAAGCACCATCACAGAAAGCAATGGTTCATCGAGCATGGCCTCAGTATGTGGGGGTTGCTTGGCATTACAAGATGCTGGTGTTCCAGTCAGGAGTTCCATTGCTGGAATAGCCATGGGGATGGTCTTGAACACTGAGGATTTCGGAGGAGATGGCTCTCCGTTAATCCTTTCTGATATAACAGGGGGTGAAGATGCGTCCGGAGATATGGATTTCAAGGTTGCTGGAAATGATGATGGTGTAACTGCATTTCAGATGGATATAAAGGTTATAGGAATTACTTTATCAATCATGCGGCAAGCTCTCCTGCAAGCAAAGGAAGGCCGAAAGCATATCCTTGTTGAGATGTCAAAATGCTCTCCTCCTCCTTCAAAGAAACTCTCAAGATATGCTCCGATTATTCACGTTATGAAGGTGAATCcagataaaattaacatgatCATAGGTTCTGGAGGGAAAAAAGTGAAGAGCATCATTGAAGAAACCGGGGTCGAGTCTATTGAGACGCAAGATAATGGCGTTGTTAAAATAACAGCTAAGGATTTGTCAAGCCTGGAAAAGTCTAAAGCCATTATTAGCAACCTGACAATGGTTCCGAAAATTGGTGACATTTACAGGAACTGTGAAATCAAAACAATTGCTCCATATGGAGTTTTTGTCGAAATTGCACCTGGCCGAGAGGGACTGTGTCATATCAGCGAGCTGAGTGCGAGTTGGCTTGCTAAGGCAGAAGATGCTTTTAAAGCTGGAGATCGTGTTGATGTCAAGCTTATAGAGATCAATGAGAAAGGACAACTTCGGCTGAGCCGCCGCGCTCTACTTCCAGAACCTAGCCCAGACAAGGGTAAGCTGAAGAAGACTTCATCAGCTCCTAATTTTGATATTAAACTTGACGATGTCGACCTTCCTGAGGATAGTAGTCCTGATGTGAAAGCCGTTGTCAGCGACAAAAATCTGACAGTAGAGGCTAAAACACCTACGCAGGATAAGTTTGTGAAGAAGTCTATAAGCACAGGAAAGGATGCAACTGACACTAATAAAAGCAGGTCCAAGAGAACCAGTACCATATCTGTCAGTACCCCCAAAACGAGCGAAAGTCCAGTTGTAAATGGAGAAGCGAAAGTTGGATAA
- the LOC121801251 gene encoding cation/calcium exchanger 1-like — protein MDFFRNKALSLCASLSFSLFLLLFIFATSSTPSHSDNRLYDAADDCSGVREISDYRAKCAYVRSSSGCSSSGYLNYLEVFYCVCGDSPVVGYLALLLWLSVLFYVLGNTTAEYFCPSVESLSRVLRLSPTIAGTTLLPLGNGANDVFSSVIAFTRSGDADVGLSSVLGGAFFISCFVVGVVSIAVSSRGIRVDRASFVRDVLFFLFVLCCVIAINISGRINFWFSLCFFSVYFLYIALVSVMQFLRRKEVVHGQALDDVEVPLLDNHADEHKSSVSVSVSVTTDEYSWYRRGILLFVYAVELPVTLPRRLTIPDVRDEKWSKPFAVASATLAPMLIGALCAKQSFALLLASVAVGIILGAASLALTKGAGPPKRWVLPWLAGCFLMSVTWTYIIVQELVSLLVAFGNILGISPAVLGVTVLAWGNSLGDLISNMAMALKGGADGAQVAISGCYAGPLFNTLVGLGLSLVLASLKVYPEGYDVPNDSDVYETVGFMMGGLLWALVILPKRNMQLDKSLGIGLLAIYLCFLFVRILKGVGILQFAT, from the coding sequence ATGGATTTTTTCCGGAACAAGGCGCTTTCTCTCTGTGCCAGCTTGTCCTTCTCTCTGTTCCTCTTATTATTTATCTTCGCCActtcttcaactccttcgcATTCGGATAACCGGCTGTACGATGCGGCCGATGATTGCAGCGGCGTCCGTGAAATCTCGGATTACCGGGCGAAATGCGCCTACGTGAGGTCCAGCAGCGGCTGCAGCAGCAGCGGCTACTTGAACTACCTCGAGGTTTTTTACTGCGTTTGTGGGGATTCTCCCGTGGTTGGGTATTTGGCTCTGCTGCTATGGCTATCGGTTTTGTTTTACGTCCTCGGCAACACGACGGCGGAGTACTTCTGCCCGTCGGTGGAGAGCCTCTCGCGCGTGCTGAGGCTCTCCCCGACGATCGCGGGGACCACGCTCCTCCCGCTGGGGAACGGCGCCAACGACGTCTTCTCGAGCGTGATCGCCTTCACGCGCTCGGGCGACGCCGACGTCGGCCTCAGCAGCGTCCTCGGCGGCGCCTTCTTCATCTCCTGCTTCGTCGTCGGCGTCGTCAGCATCGCCGTCTCGTCGCGCGGGATCCGGGTCGACCGGGCCAGCTTCGTCCGGGACGtgctcttcttcctcttcgtcCTCTGCTGCGTCATCGCGATCAACATCTCCGGGAGGATTAATTTCTGGTTTTCCCTCTGTTTCTTCTCTGTTTACTTCCTGTACATCGCCCTCGTCTCCGTTATGCAATTTCTGCGGCGGAAGGAGGTTGTTCACGGCCAGGCTTTGGATGACGTGGAGGTGCCTTTGTTAGATAATCATGCTGATGAGCATAAATCCTctgtttcggtttcggtttctGTTACTACCGACGAATATTCTTGGTATCGTCGCGGCATCCTTCTCTTTGTGTATGCTGTGGAATTGCCGGTTACATTACCCAGAAGGCTAACGATCCCAGACGTTCGGGACGAGAAATGGTCGAAGCCGTTCGCTGTGGCGTCCGCGACGCTGGCGCCAATGCTAATCGGAGCGCTCTGCGCCAAGCAGAGCTTCGCTCTGCTATTAGCATCCGTGGCCGTAGGGATAATCCTCGGCGCAGCGTCGCTGGCCTTGACGAAGGGGGCCGGGCCGCCCAAGAGGTGGGTGCTGCCGTGGCTGGCCGGGTGCTTCTTAATGAGCGTGACGTGGACATACATTATCGTGCAAGAGCTCGTGTCGCTGCTGGTTGCATTCGGCAACATTTTGGGCATAAGCCCTGCGGTACTCGGAGTCACGGTCCTCGCGTGGGGGAACTCGCTGGGCGACTTGATCTCAAATATGGCGATGGCGCTGAAGGGGGGGGCGGACGGGGCGCAGGTGGCGATATCGGGGTGCTATGCCGGCCCCCTCTTCAACACGCTGGTGGGGCTGGGGCTGTCGTTGGTGTTAGCGTCGTTGAAGGTTTATCCGGAGGGGTATGATGTGCCGAATGATTCGGATGTGTACGAAACGGTGGGATTCATGATGGGTGGATTGCTTTGGGCGCTTGTGATATTGCCTAAGCGAAATATGCAGCTTGACAAATCCTTGGGGATTGGATTGTTAGCAATTtacttgtgttttctgtttGTGAGGATTCTAAAGGGTGTAGGAATACTCCAATTTGCTACCTAG
- the LOC121799451 gene encoding probable polyribonucleotide nucleotidyltransferase 1, chloroplastic isoform X1 gives MLAANPNYSFHAPLSKLRASNSKKFKVSSIFSSVNCFPPTNRIHISSIQPSNDVHRTPPRTRKNKISSSGSGSLFKRFTIGACLAAQPDIQSVDAPHQSFAPFSIKIPVGDRHILVETGHIGRQASAAITVTDGETVVYTTVCFNDDPNEPTDFFPLSVHYQERFSAAGRTSGGFFKREGRTKDHEVLICRLIDRPLRPTMPKGFYHETQILSWVLSYDGLHPPDSLAVTAAGIAVALSEVPSSGVVAGVRVGLIGDKFVVNPTTKEMEDSKLDLLLAGTESAILMIEGYCDFLPEEKLLEAVEVGQSAVRAICMEVESLVKKCGKPKMVDAVKLPPPELYKHVEEIAGDELVEALQIKEKIPRRKALSSLEEKVLNILTEEGFVSKTEASLPSEVVLPDLVEVEDEDEEVVVDGEVDEGDVRIKPVPKKPAPMLYSEVDVKLVYKEVSSKFLRRRIVEGGKRSDGRTPEELRSINSRCGLLPRAHGSALFTRGETQSLAVATLGDKQMAQRIDNLVDEEEFKRFYLQYSFPPSCVGEAGRAGAPSRREIGHGMLAERALEPILPSEDEFPYTIRVESTITESNGSSSMASVCGGCLALQDAGVPVRSSIAGIAMGMVLNTEDFGGDGSPLILSDITGGEDASGDMDFKVAGNDDGVTAFQMDIKVIGITLSIMRQALLQAKEGRKHILVEMSKCSPPPSKKLSRYAPIIHVMKVNPDKINMIIGSGGKKVKSIIEETGVESIETQDNGVVKITAKDLSSLEKSKAIISNLTMVPKIGDIYRNCEIKTIAPYGVFVEIAPGREGLCHISELSASWLAKAEDAFKAGDRVDVKLIEINEKGQLRLSRRALLPEPSPDKGKLKKTSSAPNFDIKLDDVDLPEDSSPDVKAVVSDKNLTVEAKTPTQDKFVKKSISTGKDATDTNKSRSKRTSTISVSTPKTSESPVVNGEAKVG, from the exons ATGTTGGCAGCCAACCCTAATTATAGCTTCCACGCCCCTCTTTCCAAACTCAGAGCTTCGAATTCCAAGAAATTCAAAGTAAGTTCAATTTTCTCGTCGGTTAATTGCTTTCCTCCGACGAACAGAATTCACATTTCATCCATTCAGCCGTCAAATGATGTTCACCGGACTCCTCCGAGAActagaaaaaacaaaattagcagcagcggcagcggtAGCTTGTTCAAAAGGTTTACTATTGGAGCTTGTTTAGCAGCACAGCCCGACATTCAGAGCGTGGATGCTCCTCACCAGTCTTTTGCTCCTTTCTCAATTAAAATTCCCGTCGGTGATCGTCAT ATACTTGTTGAGACAGGTCACATTGGGAGACAGGCTAGTGCTGCCATTACTGTTACAGATGGGGAAACT GTTGTCTACACAACTGTTTGTTTCAATGACGATCCCAATGAGCCTACTGATTTCTTTCCTCTTTCTGTACATTATCAAGAACGATTTTCAGCAGCGGGTCGTACTAG TGGTGGGTTCTTCAAGCGAGAAGGGAGGACAAAGGATCATGAG GTTCTCATTTGTAGATTAATAGATAGACCTCTACGGCCCACCATGCCAAAGGGATTTTATCATGAAACACAGATACTATCATGG GTCCTGAGTTATGATGGTTTACATCCTCCAGATTCTTTGGCGGTGACAGCAGCTGGGATTGCAgt AGCTCTCTCAGAAGTGCCAAGTTCTGGAGTTGTTGCTGGTGTCCGGGTTGGGCTTATTGGTGATAAGTTTGTTGTGAATCCAACTACCAAGGAGATGGAGGACTCTAAACTGGATTTGTTGCTGGCAGGGACAGAGAGTGCGATATTGATGATTGAG GGATACTGCGATTTCCTTCCTGAAGAGAAGTTATTGGAAGCTGTTGAAGTTGGACAG AGTGCTGTCCGAGCTATATGCATGGAGGTGGAATCCTTGGTGAAGAAGTGTGGAAAACCAAAAATGGTGGATGCAGTCAAATTGCCCCCTCCAGAGCTATATAAGCATGTTGAG GAAATTGCAGGTGATGAATTAGTTGAAGCACTACAAATAAAGGAGAAAATTCCAAGAAGAAAGGCATTATCATCTTTGGAGGAAAAAGTCCTGAACATACTTACGGAAGAGGGTTTTGTTAGTAAAACTGAAGCTTCCCTTCCTTCTGAAGTGGTGTTGCCTGACTTGGTAGAGGTTGAGGATGAGGACGAGGAGGTTGTAGTTGATGGTGAAGTTGATGAAGGGGATGTGCGTATCAAGCCTGTCCCGAAGAAGCCCGCCCCTATG CTATACTCGGAGGTAGATGTGAAGCTGGTTTACAAAGAAGTTTCATCAAAATTCTTACGAAGACGTATTGTGGAG GGTGGAAAAAGGAGTGACGGCAGAACTCCTGAGGAGTTGCGATCGATTAATTCACGCTGTGGATTACTTCCCCGGGCACATGGAAGTGCTCTTTTTACGCGAGGCGAAACCCAG TCATTAGCTGTGGCTACCCTTGGTGATAAGCAAATGGCACAGAGAATAGACAACCTTGTTGATGAAGAGGAGTTCAAGAGATTCTACCTCCAG TACTCCTTTCCTCCCTCATGTGTTGGAGAAGCAGGCCGTGCAGGAGCTCCATCTAGAAGAGAAATTGGCCATGGAATGCTTGCTGAGAGAGCTCTGGAGCCAATATTGCCTTCTGAAGATGAATTTCCTTATACCATACGCGTTGAAAGCACCATCACAGAAAGCAATGGTTCATCGAGCATGGCCTCAGTATGTGGGGGTTGCTTGGCATTACAAGATGCTGGTGTTCCAGTCAGGAGTTCCATTGCTGGAATAGCCATGGGGATGGTCTTGAACACTGAGGATTTCGGAGGAGATGGCTCTCCGTTAATCCTTTCTGATATAACAGGGGGTGAAGATGCGTCCGGAGATATGGATTTCAAGGTTGCTGGAAATGATGATGGTGTAACTGCATTTCAGATGGATATAAAGGTTATAGGAATTACTTTATCAATCATGCGGCAAGCTCTCCTGCAAGCAAAGGAAGGCCGAAAGCATATCCTTGTTGAGATGTCAAAATGCTCTCCTCCTCCTTCAAAGAAACTCTCAAGATATGCTCCGATTATTCACGTTATGAAGGTGAATCcagataaaattaacatgatCATAGGTTCTGGAGGGAAAAAAGTGAAGAGCATCATTGAAGAAACCGGGGTCGAGTCTATTGAGACGCAAGATAATGGCGTTGTTAAAATAACAGCTAAGGATTTGTCAAGCCTGGAAAAGTCTAAAGCCATTATTAGCAACCTGACAATGGTTCCGAAAATTGGTGACATTTACAGGAACTGTGAAATCAAAACAATTGCTCCATATGGAGTTTTTGTCGAAATTGCACCTGGCCGAGAGGGACTGTGTCATATCAGCGAGCTGAGTGCGAGTTGGCTTGCTAAGGCAGAAGATGCTTTTAAAGCTGGAGATCGTGTTGATGTCAAGCTTATAGAGATCAATGAGAAAGGACAACTTCGGCTGAGCCGCCGCGCTCTACTTCCAGAACCTAGCCCAGACAAGGGTAAGCTGAAGAAGACTTCATCAGCTCCTAATTTTGATATTAAACTTGACGATGTCGACCTTCCTGAGGATAGTAGTCCTGATGTGAAAGCCGTTGTCAGCGACAAAAATCTGACAGTAGAGGCTAAAACACCTACGCAGGATAAGTTTGTGAAGAAGTCTATAAGCACAGGAAAGGATGCAACTGACACTAATAAAAGCAGGTCCAAGAGAACCAGTACCATATCTGTCAGTACCCCCAAAACGAGCGAAAGTCCAGTTGTAAATGGAGAAGCGAAAGTTGGATAA
- the LOC121799450 gene encoding replication factor C subunit 3-like: MLWVDKYRPKTLDKVLVHEDIAQNLKKLVTEQDCPHLLFYGPSGSGKKTLIMALLRQIFGPGADKVKVENKAWRVDAGSRAIDVELTTVSSTHHVELNPSDAGFQDRYVVQEIIKEMAKNRPIDVKGRKGFKVLVLNEVDKLSREAQHSLRRTMEKYSASCRLILCCNSSSKVSEAIRSRCLNMRINAPTEGEIMKVLEFIGKKESLQLPPGFADRITHQSNRSLRRAILLFETCRVQQYPFTSNQAIPPMDWEEYVSEIASSIFKEQSPKRLFEVRGKLYELLVNCIPPEIILKRLLYELLKKLDSELKHEISHWAAYYEHRLRLGQKAIFHLEAFVAKFMSIYKGFLIETFG, encoded by the exons ATGTTGTGGGTGGATAAATATCGTCCCAAAACCCTAGACAAGGTTCTGGTCCACGAAGATATTGCCCAAAATCTGAAGAAACTG GTGACTGAGCAGGATTGTCCTCATCTCCTATTCTATGGGCCATCCGGGTCGGGTAAAAAAACCCTTATCATGGCCCTTCTCAGACAAATCTTTGGCCCCGGAGCTGACAAG GTTAAAGTGGAAAACAAAGCTTGGAGAGTTGAT GCTGGGTCGAGAGCAATTGATGTAGAGCTTACAACAGTATCAAGCACACACCATGTTGAACTGAATCCCAGCGATGCAGGATTTCAGGACCGGTATGTGGTTCAAGAGATTATTAAGGAAATGGCAAAGAACCGACCAATTGACGTCAAGGGAAGGAAGGGTTTCAAAG TTCTAGTGTTGAATGAGGTTGACAAACTCTCAAGGGAAGCCCAACACTCTCTGCGAAGAACGATGGAGAAATATAGTGCATCTTGCCGCCTAATTCTCTGCTGTAATAGCTCTTCCAAGGTCTCTGAAGCCATCCGCTCTCGTTGTCTGAACATGCGTATAAATGCACCGACGGAAGGAGAG ATCATGAAGGTGTTGGAATTTATTGGCAAGAAGGAATCATTGCAACTTCCACCTGGATTTGCTGACCGGATAACACATCAATCTAATCGAAGCCTGAGGAGGGCAATACTGTTATTTGAGACTTGTCGTGTCCAACA GTATCCTTTTACATCCAACCAAGCTATACCACCTATGGATTGGGAGGAATATGTTTCTGAAATAGCATCAAGCATATTTAAGGAGCAGAGTCCTAAAAG GTTGTTTGAGGTCCGTGGAAAGCTATATGAGTTACTTGTTAATTGTATCCCTCCAGAAATCATTTTAAAG AGATTGCTTTATGAACTGCTGAAGAAATTGGACTCTGAGCTCAAGCATGAGATCTCTCATTGGGCAGCTTATTAT GAACATAGGTTGCGTCTTGGACAGAAAGCAATATTTCACCTTGAAG CATTTGTAGCCAAGTTCATGAGCATCTACAAGGGTTTCCTCATCGAGACATTCGGCTGA